From one Streptomyces sp. NBC_01478 genomic stretch:
- a CDS encoding acyl-CoA carboxylase subunit beta translates to MTVLPSALDISGPDYAAHREAMLAKLAELDAEHAKALAGGGPKYVERHRKRGKLLARERIELLLDPDTPFLELSPLAAWGSDYAVGASLVTGIGVVEGVECLITANDPTVRGGASNPWSLKKALRANDIALANRLPCISLVESGGADLPSQKEIFIPGGAIFRDLTRLSAAGIPTIAVVFGNSTAGGAYIPGMSDHVIMVKERAKVFLGGPPLVKMATGEESDDESLGGAEMHARVSGLADHFAVDEQDALRQARRVVARLNHRKAYGDPGPAAPPKYDEDELLGIVPGDLKTPFDPREVVARLVDGSDFDEFKPLYGASLVTGWATLHGYPIGILANAQGVLFSQESQKAAQFIQLANQRDIPLLFLHNTTGYMVGKEYEQGGIIKHGAMMINAVSNSRVPHLSVLMGASYGAGHYGMCGRAYDPRFLFAWPSAKSAVMGPQQLAGVLSIVARQSAVAKGQPYDDDADAALRAMVEQQIESESLPMFLSGRLYDDGVIDPRDTRTVLGLCLSALHTAPYEGARGGFGVFRM, encoded by the coding sequence GTGACCGTCCTTCCGTCCGCCCTGGACATCAGCGGTCCCGACTACGCGGCCCACCGCGAGGCCATGCTCGCCAAGCTCGCCGAGCTCGACGCCGAGCATGCCAAGGCACTCGCGGGCGGCGGGCCGAAGTATGTCGAACGGCACCGCAAACGCGGCAAGTTGCTCGCCCGCGAGCGCATCGAACTGCTCCTCGACCCCGACACGCCCTTCCTCGAACTGTCCCCGCTCGCCGCCTGGGGCAGCGACTACGCGGTCGGCGCCTCGCTCGTCACCGGCATCGGGGTGGTGGAGGGCGTGGAGTGCCTGATCACCGCCAACGACCCCACCGTGCGCGGCGGAGCCAGCAATCCCTGGTCGTTGAAGAAGGCCCTGCGGGCGAACGACATCGCACTCGCCAACCGGCTGCCCTGCATCAGCCTCGTGGAGTCGGGTGGTGCCGATCTCCCGTCCCAGAAGGAGATCTTTATCCCGGGCGGCGCCATCTTCCGCGACCTGACCCGCCTTTCGGCCGCCGGTATCCCCACGATCGCGGTCGTCTTCGGCAACTCCACCGCCGGTGGCGCGTACATCCCGGGCATGTCCGACCACGTCATCATGGTCAAGGAACGCGCCAAGGTGTTCCTCGGCGGGCCGCCCCTCGTGAAGATGGCGACCGGCGAGGAGAGCGACGACGAGTCGCTCGGCGGCGCCGAGATGCACGCGCGCGTGTCGGGCCTCGCGGACCACTTCGCCGTCGACGAGCAGGACGCGCTCAGGCAGGCGCGCCGCGTCGTCGCCCGCCTCAACCACCGCAAGGCGTACGGCGATCCGGGCCCGGCGGCACCTCCCAAGTACGACGAGGACGAGCTGCTGGGCATCGTCCCGGGGGATCTCAAGACCCCCTTCGATCCGCGCGAGGTCGTCGCCCGCCTCGTCGACGGCTCGGACTTCGACGAGTTCAAGCCCCTCTACGGCGCGAGCCTGGTGACGGGCTGGGCCACCCTGCACGGCTATCCGATCGGCATTCTCGCCAACGCCCAAGGGGTCCTCTTCAGCCAGGAGTCCCAAAAGGCCGCCCAGTTCATCCAGTTGGCCAACCAGCGCGACATCCCGCTCCTCTTCCTGCACAACACCACCGGCTACATGGTCGGCAAGGAGTACGAACAGGGCGGCATCATCAAGCACGGCGCGATGATGATCAACGCCGTCAGCAACAGCCGCGTACCGCACCTCTCCGTGCTGATGGGCGCCTCGTACGGCGCCGGGCACTACGGCATGTGCGGGCGCGCCTACGACCCCCGCTTCCTCTTCGCCTGGCCCAGCGCCAAGTCCGCCGTCATGGGCCCCCAACAGCTCGCCGGCGTCCTGTCGATCGTCGCCCGCCAGTCGGCCGTAGCCAAGGGGCAGCCCTACGACGACGACGCGGACGCCGCGCTGCGCGCCATGGTGGAGCAGCAGATCGAGTCCGAGTCGCTGCCGATGTTCCTGTCGGGGCGGCTGTACGACGACGGTGTCATCGACCCGCGCGACACCCGCACCGTCCTCGGCCTGTGCCTGTCCGCCCTCCACACCGCGCCCTACGAGGGCGCGCGCGGTGGCTTCGGCGTCTTCCGGATGTGA
- a CDS encoding acetyl/propionyl/methylcrotonyl-CoA carboxylase subunit alpha — protein MISTVLVANRGEIACRVFRTCRELGIRTVAVHSDADANALHSRVADATVRLPGSTPQETYLRGELIVKAAVAAGADAVHPGYGFLSENADFARAVLAAGLVWIGPPPEAIEAMASKTRAKELMGIASLEHVTEADLPVLVKAAAGGGGRGMRVVRRLADLEAELTAARAEATSAFGDGEVFVEPYVEGGRHVEVQILADTHGTVWALGTRDCSLQRRHQKVIEESPAPGLTGELAEELSELAVRAARAVAYEGAGTVEFLISPDGKPHFLEMNTRLQVEHPVTEAVFGIDLVALQLRIAEGEPLETTPPRPQGHAIEARLYAEDPATDWTPQTGTLHRLSVPDGVRLDTGYTDGDDIGVHYDPMLAKVVAHAPTRAEAVRKLAGALDRATIHGPLTNRALLVNSLRHKEFTTAHMDTGFYDRHLPDLTRPAPDPHAALAAALADAHGRSRFGGAWRNLPSQPQVKRYAMGDTECEVRYRHTREGLSADGVRVVHADATLVVLEVDGVQRKFEVTRYDTDQVYVNTTTLTALSRFPDPAAQLAPGSLLAPMPGTVVRVAEGLTVGASVSAGQPLLWVEAMKMEHRITAPVTGTLTALHAAPGRQVEVGVLLAVVEVSQEDQ, from the coding sequence GTGATATCGACCGTCCTCGTCGCCAACCGCGGCGAGATCGCCTGCCGGGTCTTCCGTACCTGCCGTGAGCTGGGCATCCGCACGGTCGCCGTGCACTCGGACGCCGACGCGAACGCGCTCCACTCACGCGTGGCCGACGCGACGGTACGGCTGCCCGGGTCGACACCCCAAGAGACGTACCTGCGCGGCGAGTTGATCGTGAAGGCGGCCGTCGCGGCGGGCGCGGACGCGGTGCACCCCGGCTACGGCTTCCTCTCCGAGAACGCCGACTTCGCCCGCGCCGTCCTGGCCGCCGGCCTGGTGTGGATCGGCCCGCCGCCCGAGGCGATCGAGGCGATGGCCTCCAAGACCCGCGCCAAGGAACTGATGGGCATCGCCTCCCTGGAGCACGTCACCGAGGCCGACCTCCCCGTCCTGGTGAAGGCGGCCGCGGGCGGCGGCGGACGCGGCATGCGCGTCGTACGCCGACTCGCCGACCTGGAAGCCGAGTTGACGGCAGCGCGCGCCGAGGCGACGAGCGCCTTCGGCGACGGCGAGGTCTTCGTCGAGCCCTACGTGGAGGGCGGCCGCCACGTCGAGGTACAGATCCTCGCCGACACCCACGGCACGGTATGGGCCCTCGGCACCCGGGACTGTTCCCTCCAACGCCGCCACCAGAAGGTGATCGAGGAGTCCCCGGCGCCGGGTCTGACCGGGGAACTCGCCGAAGAACTAAGCGAGTTGGCCGTACGTGCCGCCCGCGCGGTCGCCTACGAGGGCGCCGGAACGGTCGAGTTCCTCATCTCCCCCGACGGCAAGCCCCACTTCCTCGAAATGAACACCCGCCTCCAGGTCGAACACCCGGTCACCGAGGCCGTGTTCGGCATCGACCTGGTGGCCCTGCAACTCCGCATCGCGGAGGGCGAGCCCCTGGAAACCACCCCTCCCCGCCCACAAGGCCACGCCATAGAGGCCCGCCTCTACGCCGAGGACCCCGCGACCGACTGGACCCCCCAGACCGGCACCCTGCACCGCCTATCCGTCCCGGACGGCGTCCGCCTGGACACCGGCTACACCGACGGCGACGACATCGGAGTCCACTACGACCCGATGCTCGCCAAGGTCGTCGCCCACGCCCCCACTCGAGCGGAAGCCGTCCGCAAACTGGCCGGAGCCCTTGACCGGGCAACGATCCACGGCCCCCTCACCAACCGCGCCCTCCTCGTCAACTCCCTGCGCCACAAGGAGTTCACGACGGCCCACATGGACACCGGCTTCTACGACCGCCACCTCCCCGACCTCACCCGGCCGGCCCCCGACCCGCACGCCGCCCTGGCCGCCGCCCTGGCCGACGCCCACGGCCGCTCCCGCTTCGGCGGCGCCTGGCGCAACCTCCCGTCCCAGCCGCAGGTGAAGCGGTACGCGATGGGTGACACCGAGTGCGAGGTCCGGTACAGGCACACGCGGGAGGGCCTGAGCGCGGACGGGGTGCGCGTCGTCCACGCGGACGCCACTCTCGTCGTACTCGAAGTGGACGGCGTGCAGCGGAAGTTCGAGGTCACGCGCTACGACACCGACCAGGTGTACGTGAACACCACCACCCTGACCGCCCTCTCCCGCTTCCCCGACCCGGCAGCCCAGTTGGCCCCCGGCTCACTCCTGGCACCGATGCCCGGCACGGTGGTGAGAGTCGCGGAGGGCCTGACGGTAGGAGCCTCGGTGAGCGCCGGCCAACCCCTCCTCTGGGTGGAGGCAATGAAGATGGAACACAGGATCACTGCTCCGGTCACGGGCACGCTGACGGCCCTGCACGCCGCTCCGGGCCGACAGGTGGAGGTCGGCGTTCTGCTCGCAGTCGTAGAGGTTTCTCAGGAGGATCAATGA